The following proteins are encoded in a genomic region of Brachypodium distachyon strain Bd21 chromosome 1, Brachypodium_distachyon_v3.0, whole genome shotgun sequence:
- the LOC100826941 gene encoding cyclin-J18-like isoform X1 → MEIVENGDAMEVAAAAAESAWPGSARRSHLLQFLLHASNRLDLRPVVKYSALAFFAERLLPALPRKIGFCGARSGRAVRSWLLEPLRDSNLELFALVAVWIASKVHEMRPLSVKSLKALSDRIIADQHFTCRDFADAELVFMEVVDYNIGSSNIAFIYLEELLIQFREISKLGDLLNMDVCMEILDVLYETEDTSWLFNSPCPLAASTLVTAYVMSVPKQTWEFPILPWVQFTTSYAEEGIMKIVLTILMHLFKPDGIKEKNKSDFSI, encoded by the exons ATGGAAATCGTGGAGAACGGGGATGCGATGGAGGttgcggccgcggcggcagaaAGTGCGTGGCCTGGTTCCGCCCGCCGCAGCCACCTCCTCCAGTTCCTCCTCCACGCCTCAAAT CGGCTCGACCTCCGGCCCGTCGTCAAGTACTCCGCGCTCGCGTTCTTCGCCGAACGCCTCCTCCCCGCACTCCCGAG GAAGATAGGGTTCTGCGGCGCACGGAGTGGCCGAGCCGTGAGGTCGTGGCTACTCGAGCCCCTAAGGGACAGCAACCTGGAGCTCTTCGCGCTTGTCGCGGTGTGGATCGCCAGCAAG GTTCATGAGATGAGACCACTGTCAGTGAAGAGCCTCAAGGCACTCAGCGATCGCATCATCGCCGACCAGCATTTTACATGCCGTGATTTTGCTGATGCT GAATTGGTGTTCATGGAG GTGGTGGATTATAATATTGGATCTTCAAACATTGCTTTCATATACCTGGAGGAGCTTCTCATTCAGTTCAG GGAAATATCAAAGCTAGGTGATCTTTTAAATATGGATGTCTGCATGGAAATTTTGGATGTTCTTTATGAGACTGAAGATACCTCATGGCTCTTCAACTCTCCCTGTCCACTTGCTGCTTCAACTCTT GTTACTGCATATGTTATGTCAGTGCCAAAGCAGACATGGGAGTTTCCAATCCTTCCTTGGG TCCAATTTACTACATCATATGCTGAAGAAGGGATCATGAAGATTGTCCTGACAATTCTCATGCATTTGTTCAAACCAGATGGAatcaaagagaaaaacaagagCGATTTCAGTATTTGA
- the LOC100826626 gene encoding uncharacterized protein LOC100826626, producing MATRRRRVLFPLRRPRPLPQRRNLLAGLAAATAVTLLFTVLMLLFPPRYDDDNIHTTSSSSRNIPPLHCRGASQQQLGEFGEMMVSMLPRDLAFTAFVPSPESFRRVLNLRPPNDSVARDGTKKKAASDDATYAVVSRVLGFSAIPRALRSADVPLREPARLLDSVSGLRIYAWRDEVDGALVVNGVRSECVDIVRGETVVHVMAGVLMDAEFQRSFAYEFED from the coding sequence ATGGccacaaggaggaggagggtgctCTTCCCGCTCAGGCGGCCACGGCCGCTCCCGCAACGACGTAACCTCCTTGcgggcctcgccgccgcaaccGCGGTGACCCTCCTCTTCACCGTCCTCATGCTCCTCTTCCCACCCCGctacgacgacgacaacatcCACACAACATCCTCGAGCTCGCGTAACATCCCGCCTCTTCACTGCCGCGGCGCGAGCCAGCAGCAGCTAGGGGAATTCGGCGAAATGATGGTGTCCATGCTCCCCAGGGACCTGGCCTTCACCGCCTTCGTGCCCTCGCCGGAATCTTTCCGCCGCGTCCTCAATCTGCGGCCGCCCAACGACAGCGTGGCTCGTGATgggacgaagaagaaggccgccaGCGACGACGCCACCTACGCCGTCGTCTCTCGCGTGCTCGGCTTCTCCGCGATCCCTCGAGCGCTGCGGTCCGCGGACGTGCCTCTGCGCGAGCCGGCGCGGCTCCTGGACTCCGTGTCTGGATTGAGGATTTACGCGTGGAGGGACGAAGTCGACGGGGCTCTCGTCGTCAACGGCGTGCGGTCCGAGTGCGTCGATATCGTCAGGGGCGAGACGGTGGTCCATGTTATGGCGGGGGTCCTCATGGATGCCGAGTTCCAGCGGTCTTTCGCTTACGAATTCGAGGATTAG
- the LOC100826941 gene encoding cyclin-J18-like isoform X2 yields MRWRLRPRRQKVRGLVPPAAATSSSSSSTPQIGSTSGPSSSTPRSRSSPNASSPHSRGFCGARSGRAVRSWLLEPLRDSNLELFALVAVWIASKVHEMRPLSVKSLKALSDRIIADQHFTCRDFADAELVFMEVVDYNIGSSNIAFIYLEELLIQFREISKLGDLLNMDVCMEILDVLYETEDTSWLFNSPCPLAASTLVTAYVMSVPKQTWEFPILPWVQFTTSYAEEGIMKIVLTILMHLFKPDGIKEKNKSDFSI; encoded by the exons ATGCGATGGAGGttgcggccgcggcggcagaaAGTGCGTGGCCTGGTTCCGCCCGCCGCAGCCACCTCCTCCAGTTCCTCCTCCACGCCTCAAAT CGGCTCGACCTCCGGCCCGTCGTCAAGTACTCCGCGCTCGCGTTCTTCGCCGAACGCCTCCTCCCCGCACTCCCGAG GGTTCTGCGGCGCACGGAGTGGCCGAGCCGTGAGGTCGTGGCTACTCGAGCCCCTAAGGGACAGCAACCTGGAGCTCTTCGCGCTTGTCGCGGTGTGGATCGCCAGCAAG GTTCATGAGATGAGACCACTGTCAGTGAAGAGCCTCAAGGCACTCAGCGATCGCATCATCGCCGACCAGCATTTTACATGCCGTGATTTTGCTGATGCT GAATTGGTGTTCATGGAG GTGGTGGATTATAATATTGGATCTTCAAACATTGCTTTCATATACCTGGAGGAGCTTCTCATTCAGTTCAG GGAAATATCAAAGCTAGGTGATCTTTTAAATATGGATGTCTGCATGGAAATTTTGGATGTTCTTTATGAGACTGAAGATACCTCATGGCTCTTCAACTCTCCCTGTCCACTTGCTGCTTCAACTCTT GTTACTGCATATGTTATGTCAGTGCCAAAGCAGACATGGGAGTTTCCAATCCTTCCTTGGG TCCAATTTACTACATCATATGCTGAAGAAGGGATCATGAAGATTGTCCTGACAATTCTCATGCATTTGTTCAAACCAGATGGAatcaaagagaaaaacaagagCGATTTCAGTATTTGA